A region from the Paraurantiacibacter namhicola genome encodes:
- a CDS encoding serine hydrolase: MAVLVVSLPRSVDGPGTSAAREPPALPDKLSPAEQDLSEQIAALGEGFDGEAGLAFRDNQTGRIIHYQGDALYPQQSVSKLWVAMAALAQASAGELDLQDSVTIRRADLTVFYQPIRSIVRQQGSYTTDYADLLSRALTRSDNTANDVLLRRVGGPEAVQAWLNGAGLGAIRFGTDERTKQSAIAGLEWSQAFSYGGKFFDARDRVPDARRRAAFEGYLSAPMDGASPVLMAVALGRLAEGNLLDTVSTELLLSTLEETRSGPKRLKGGLPDGWTIAHKTGTGQYFGGEQSGYNDVGILTAPDGRTYTVVAMIRRTSAPNGQRMELMQELVRAVGRYHEVAKAPAAGA, encoded by the coding sequence GTGGCGGTTCTCGTCGTCTCCTTGCCGCGCTCCGTCGACGGACCGGGCACCTCAGCCGCGCGTGAGCCGCCGGCGTTGCCGGACAAGTTGAGCCCGGCGGAACAGGACTTGTCCGAGCAGATCGCTGCGCTGGGCGAAGGTTTTGATGGCGAGGCCGGGCTGGCGTTTCGCGACAACCAGACCGGGCGCATCATCCATTACCAGGGCGACGCACTCTATCCGCAGCAGAGCGTCAGCAAGCTTTGGGTTGCGATGGCGGCACTGGCGCAGGCCTCCGCCGGGGAGCTGGACCTTCAGGACAGCGTCACCATCAGACGCGCGGACCTGACCGTCTTTTACCAGCCGATCCGCAGCATCGTGCGGCAGCAGGGCAGCTACACCACCGATTATGCGGACCTGCTCTCCCGCGCCCTGACCCGCAGTGACAACACGGCGAATGACGTGCTGCTGCGCCGCGTCGGTGGGCCGGAGGCGGTGCAGGCGTGGCTGAACGGCGCTGGGCTGGGCGCCATCCGCTTCGGCACGGACGAGCGGACCAAGCAGAGCGCGATAGCCGGGCTCGAATGGTCGCAAGCCTTTTCTTACGGCGGCAAGTTCTTCGACGCGCGTGACCGGGTACCCGATGCGCGGCGCAGGGCAGCATTCGAAGGCTACCTTTCCGCTCCGATGGACGGCGCGAGCCCGGTGCTGATGGCCGTGGCGCTGGGCCGGCTGGCGGAGGGCAATCTGCTTGATACCGTATCGACCGAACTGCTCCTGTCCACGCTGGAGGAAACGCGCAGCGGGCCTAAGCGACTAAAGGGCGGACTGCCCGATGGCTGGACCATCGCGCACAAGACCGGGACCGGCCAGTATTTTGGCGGGGAGCAGTCGGGCTATAACGACGTTGGCATACTGACAGCGCCAGACGGGCGGACCTATACCGTGGTGGCCATGATCCGCCGCACCTCCGCACCGAACGGACAGCGCATGGAACTGATGCAGGAGCTGGTCCGCGCCGTCGGGCGCTATCACGAGGTTGCGAAAGCGCCCGCCGCGGGCGCCTAG
- the ligA gene encoding NAD-dependent DNA ligase LigA encodes MTEAEAANELMRLARQIAKHNRLYHAEDAPEITDQKYDALVRRNAELEKAFPHLIRADSPSKAVGHEVAASPLGKVTHEVRMLSLDNAFDDEEVAEFAARVRRFLSLGEGETIAFTAEDKIDGLSCSLRYEKGELVLAATRGDGQVGENVTPNVQHIADIPQKLTGENVPDVFEVRGEVYMAKQDFTALNSAQSEAGEKLFANPRNAAAGSLRQKDASVTAQRPLRFWAHGWGAASAVPGDTQEEVVRQIEAWGLPVSPLFRRCETLEEMLAHYATIGSARPDLPYEIDGVVYKVDRLDYQQRLGFVAKAPRWAIARKFPAEQAETTLESIDIQVGRTGKLTPVGRLAPVLVGGVTVTNVTLHNRDEIARLGVRPGDRVVIQRAGDVIPQVVTNLTPDAKRDAFQFPDHCPECGSEAVAEEGEVDVRCTGGLVCPAQRTERLKHFVSRGALDIEGLGQKTIDQFFALGWLESPADIFRLRKRREDILALEGWKEVSVDKLLASIEARREPDAARLLFGLGIRHVGAVTARDLMKHFHTLPALREAAAKARGGDEDAARELTDIDGIGGAVVEALGDFFHEEHNVAVWEDLLSELDPPRYEVATVDSPVAGKTVVFTGKLETMSRDEAKAQAERLGAKASGSVSAKTDLLVAGPGAGSKLKKAAELGIEVIDEAGWAAIVAAAQ; translated from the coding sequence CGCTGGTGCGTCGCAATGCTGAGCTGGAGAAGGCTTTCCCGCACCTGATCCGCGCCGACAGCCCGAGCAAGGCGGTGGGGCATGAGGTTGCCGCGTCGCCGCTCGGCAAGGTCACGCACGAAGTGCGCATGCTGAGCCTCGACAATGCCTTCGATGACGAGGAGGTCGCGGAGTTTGCCGCGCGTGTTCGGCGCTTCCTCTCGCTGGGCGAGGGCGAGACCATCGCCTTCACCGCAGAGGACAAGATCGACGGCCTGTCCTGTTCGCTGCGATACGAGAAGGGCGAACTGGTGCTGGCCGCCACACGCGGGGACGGGCAGGTGGGTGAGAACGTCACGCCAAATGTGCAGCATATCGCCGATATCCCGCAGAAACTGACCGGCGAAAACGTGCCGGACGTGTTCGAAGTGCGCGGTGAAGTTTACATGGCAAAACAGGACTTTACCGCACTTAACTCTGCACAATCCGAGGCGGGCGAAAAGCTCTTCGCCAACCCGCGCAATGCCGCTGCAGGGTCGCTGCGACAGAAGGATGCCAGCGTGACGGCGCAGCGCCCCTTGCGCTTCTGGGCGCATGGGTGGGGCGCGGCGAGCGCGGTGCCGGGCGACACGCAGGAAGAGGTCGTACGGCAGATCGAGGCATGGGGCCTGCCGGTCAGCCCGCTGTTCCGGCGCTGCGAAACGCTGGAGGAAATGCTCGCGCATTATGCGACGATCGGCTCGGCGCGGCCCGACCTGCCGTACGAAATCGACGGTGTGGTCTATAAGGTGGACCGGCTCGATTACCAGCAGCGGCTCGGCTTCGTGGCCAAGGCGCCGCGCTGGGCGATCGCGCGCAAATTCCCCGCCGAACAGGCCGAAACGACGCTGGAGAGCATCGATATCCAGGTTGGCCGCACAGGCAAGCTGACACCGGTCGGGCGGCTTGCGCCAGTGCTGGTCGGCGGCGTCACGGTCACCAATGTCACCCTGCACAATCGCGACGAGATTGCGCGCCTCGGCGTGCGTCCGGGTGACCGCGTCGTGATCCAACGCGCGGGCGACGTGATCCCGCAGGTCGTCACCAATCTGACGCCCGATGCGAAGCGCGATGCGTTTCAGTTCCCCGACCATTGCCCCGAATGCGGCAGCGAGGCCGTGGCCGAGGAAGGCGAGGTGGACGTGCGCTGCACCGGCGGGCTGGTCTGCCCGGCGCAGCGGACCGAGCGGCTCAAGCACTTCGTCAGCCGCGGCGCGCTCGATATCGAGGGCCTGGGGCAGAAGACCATCGACCAGTTCTTTGCGCTTGGCTGGCTTGAAAGCCCGGCCGATATCTTCCGGCTTCGGAAACGGCGCGAGGACATCCTGGCGCTCGAAGGCTGGAAAGAGGTCAGCGTGGACAAGCTGCTGGCCAGCATAGAGGCGCGGCGCGAGCCCGATGCTGCGCGGCTGCTGTTCGGCCTCGGCATCCGCCATGTTGGCGCGGTGACGGCGCGGGACCTGATGAAGCATTTTCACACACTGCCCGCTCTTCGGGAGGCCGCTGCAAAAGCCCGCGGCGGCGATGAAGACGCGGCGCGCGAGCTGACCGATATCGACGGCATCGGCGGTGCGGTGGTGGAGGCGCTGGGCGACTTCTTCCACGAGGAGCACAACGTCGCGGTCTGGGAAGACCTGCTCAGCGAGCTCGACCCGCCGCGCTACGAAGTGGCCACGGTGGACTCGCCGGTTGCGGGCAAGACGGTGGTCTTCACTGGCAAGCTCGAGACCATGAGCCGCGACGAAGCCAAGGCGCAGGCCGAACGCCTCGGCGCAAAGGCCAGCGGCAGCGTCAGCGCGAAGACGGACCTGCTGGTCGCCGGCCCCGGCGCAGGCAGCAAGCTGAAGAAGGCCGCAGAACTCGGCATCGAGGTGATCGACGAGGCGGGCTGGGCCGCCATCGTGGCCGCCGCGCAGTAA
- a CDS encoding SDR family oxidoreductase — protein sequence MSGKTLLITGASSGIGAATAKAAAHAGWNVALLARSKDKLESIAGDIGDGALAVECDVTDREQIRDAIAQTVSHFGSLDAVFANAGKGLEKSGIENGDPDEWHDMIHLNVLAVLYTAHAALPELRKTKGQFVITGSKAGRDHMKGSVYSASKWFIQGLGENLAEEMREWGGKCTTITPGMVDTAFFDEAKPTKLQPEDIADAVVFAIEQPKTSCVREIHLMPND from the coding sequence ATGTCAGGCAAGACACTCCTCATCACCGGCGCATCCAGCGGTATCGGCGCAGCAACAGCAAAGGCCGCAGCGCACGCAGGCTGGAACGTCGCCCTGCTCGCCCGCAGCAAGGATAAGTTGGAAAGCATCGCCGGCGACATCGGTGACGGCGCGCTCGCCGTGGAATGCGACGTGACGGACCGCGAACAGATCCGGGATGCCATCGCCCAAACGGTGAGCCATTTCGGATCGTTGGACGCCGTGTTCGCCAATGCCGGCAAGGGGCTGGAGAAGTCCGGCATCGAGAACGGCGATCCCGATGAGTGGCACGACATGATCCACCTGAACGTGCTCGCCGTGCTTTACACCGCCCACGCCGCCCTGCCGGAGCTGCGCAAGACCAAGGGCCAGTTCGTCATCACCGGATCGAAGGCTGGGCGCGATCACATGAAAGGCAGCGTCTATTCCGCCAGCAAGTGGTTCATCCAGGGCCTGGGCGAGAACCTGGCCGAGGAAATGCGCGAATGGGGCGGCAAGTGCACCACCATCACGCCCGGCATGGTCGACACGGCATTCTTCGATGAGGCCAAGCCCACGAAGCTGCAGCCGGAAGACATTGCCGATGCGGTGGTGTTCGCGATCGAGCAGCCCAAGACGTCCTGCGTGCGGGAAATCCACCTGATGCCGAACGACTAG